The Rhizobium sp. WSM4643 genome contains the following window.
CTGGAGATCGTCGACGAGCAGACCTTCAAGGTCACCTTCGACAAGCCGAACGGTCTTTTCCCGCTGCAGGTCGCCTGGGCAAACAACGACCAGACGACGCGCACGCCAAAGCATTATCTCGAGCAGTTCCACATGGACTTCAATCCGAAGGCCGATGAACTCGCCAAGCAACGCGGCTTCGAAAGCTGGATCGCCTCCTTCCAGGCGGCCGCCGGTTTCCAGGACGACAACGCCTTCTTCTTGAACTCCTCGAAGAAGCCCTGCGTGCATGCCTGGATGTTCACCATAGCACCCGGCGAAAACACCGAACGCGCCGTTGCCGAGCGCAATCCCTACTATTGGAAGGTCGATACCGAGGGCAACCAGCTGCCCTATATGGACCGCATCGTCTACCAGATGGTCGCCGACCCGCAGGTTCTGCTGCTGAAGGCCATGCAGGGCGAAGTCGACCTGATGGACCAGTATATCGCCACGCCGAACAACAAATCGGTTCTCTACGATGCGCGTGAGCAGGGCGGCTATGATTTCTACACGCTGACTTCGACCGAAGCCAATGTGATGAATTTCATCTTCAACCTGAACCACAACGACGAGACCAAGCGGACGCTCTTCCGGAACAAGGATTTCCGCGCGGCACTCTCGACCGCGCTCGACCGGCAGTCGCTGATCGATGCCGTGCTCGTTGGCCAGGGCGCGCCTGCCCAGCCGTCGATCAAGAAGGAAGACCCGCTTTACAATGAGCAGCTCGCCACCCAGTTCACCGCCTATGACGTCGACAAGGCAAATGCCATGCTCGACCAGCTCGTGCCGAAGCGCGACGACCAGAACTTCCGCCTCGACGAAAAGGGCCGCCGCCTGACGATCATCTTCGAGATCGACCAGGCGCGCGCCGTCTTCCTCGATCTCTTCCAGCTGGTCATTCCGATGTTCCAGGCGGTCGGGATCGATGCGCAGATGCGCTCGATGGACCGTTCGCTCTGGGAGACGCGCGTCCGCCAGGGCCGTGATTTCGATGCGACCGCCCACCAGTTCGGCGCCAATGGCGGCGTCGCCGCCATGCTGGACCCGCGCTATTACGTGCCGACCGATGCCAACGCCATGTATGCCCCGGCCTGGCAACTCTGGTATCGCGACCGCGCCAATGCCAATGCCGAGGAACCGCCGGAAAGCACGAAGAGCCAGCTTGCGCTCTACGACAAGCTGAAGGCGACGTCCGACTCATCAGGCCAGCGCGAAGTCATGAAGCAGATCCTGCAAGGCGCCGCCGACAATTTTTATGTCTTCGGCATCTCGCTGCCGCCCGACGGCTACGGCATCGTCAAGAACAACATGAAGAACATTACCAAGATCATGCCGAACTCCTTCGGCTGGCCGACGCCCGCTCCGACGATGCCGGAGCAGTTCTATAAGGCCTGATGGCCCATTCCCCATGATGCATGCTAGGCGCCGGCCCTTCCGGTTGGCGCCGAGGTTTTTCTTTTGCCAATGATTGGATGAAGACGATGCTCGATGCCAGGAAACGGAACACCCACGCGCTGAGGACGCCGGACTGGTTCAAGACCGCGACCCGCTGGACCCAGCTGACTTTCGTGGAAGACGACCCGGAGAAATACGATCCGGCCTTCTGGATCGACGTGTTCAAGCGTACGAAGTCGAACGCGGTCTGCCTCAGCGCCGGCGGTTACATCGCCTATTATCCCAGCGACGTGCCCTACCACTATGTCAGCAAATATCTCGGCGACAAGGATATCTTCGGCTCGCTCGTCGATGCCGCCCGCAAGCTCGACATGCATGTCATGGCCCGCGTTGACCCGCATGCGATCCATGACGATGCCGCCAAAGCCCATCCGGAATGGGTGATGATCAATGCCGACGGAACCCCGCGCCGCCACTGGGCCTATCCCGATGTCTGGGTGACCAATGCCTATGGCGACTACAACAGCGTCTTCATGCCTGAGGTGGTCAAGGAGATCGTCCGCAAATACGATGTCGATGCGGTCTTCGCCAATCGCTGGCAGGGCCACGGCGTCGATTATAGCGAAGACAGCGGCCGCCGCTTCAAGGACATGTCCGGCCATGCTCTGCCGAAGAAGCCCGATGCCGAGGATCCGGCCTGGCAGGCCTGGGTGCAATGGCGCCGCCGCGTGCTGACAGACATGATCGCGCGATGGGACGATGCCGTCAAAGCGATCCGCCCGCATGCGAGCTTCATTCCGAACATGGGTGGCGCTTCGCTGATGGAATTCGATCTCTCGGTCATCGCCAGGCACTGCCCCTTCCTCGTCGTCGACCATCAGGGCCGAAAGGGCCTGGAGCTCGGCTGGTCGGCAGGCCGCAACGGCAAGCGCATCCGCGCCACCTTCCCCGACCGCCCGGTCGTGCTGATCACCTCGATCGGCCCGGAGGAGGAATATCGCTGGAAGGACGCCGTCACCTCGGGTGAGGAGATGCAGCTCTGGATCAACGACGGCACTGCCCACGGCCTCTACGCCTGGTTCACCAAATTCAACGGTGTCGTGCCCGACAAACGCTGGGTCGAGCCGGTGGCCGACGCATTCGGCCTGCAGGCAGCCGTCGAGCCCGTGCTGGAAAGCATGAAGCCGACCGCCGAAATCGCTGTCGTCGATCCCTCGACGACGCTGCGCCATTGGGCGCCGGAAGAGCGGCATTCCGCCGAAAAACACGATCTCGGTCTCTATCATGCCCTCGTCGAAGCCCGCCTGCCCTTCGAGTTGCTCTCGGACCAGGTGCTGACCGAAGAGAGCCTCGACCGCTTCAAGCTAATCATTCTCGCCAACGCCTCCTGCCTTTCGGATGCCCAGAACGCCGCAATCCGCGCCTATGTCGCTCGCGGCGGCAGCGTCATTGCCTCCTATGAGACATCGCTGCGCG
Protein-coding sequences here:
- a CDS encoding ABC transporter substrate-binding protein, with protein sequence MIKLKRRAFLAGTSAALILPALPVFAADFKEADILKTKVSSGALPGLKDRLPENPLVIKPVESVGKYGGDWNMALVGGGSLSMLFRYQAYEPLLRYTPDWSGVTLNVAESFEGDADSRVYTIRLRKGMKWSDGHPYTTADIKFWYDTVFTDKRVAFVGQDHWKSGGKPAKLEIVDEQTFKVTFDKPNGLFPLQVAWANNDQTTRTPKHYLEQFHMDFNPKADELAKQRGFESWIASFQAAAGFQDDNAFFLNSSKKPCVHAWMFTIAPGENTERAVAERNPYYWKVDTEGNQLPYMDRIVYQMVADPQVLLLKAMQGEVDLMDQYIATPNNKSVLYDAREQGGYDFYTLTSTEANVMNFIFNLNHNDETKRTLFRNKDFRAALSTALDRQSLIDAVLVGQGAPAQPSIKKEDPLYNEQLATQFTAYDVDKANAMLDQLVPKRDDQNFRLDEKGRRLTIIFEIDQARAVFLDLFQLVIPMFQAVGIDAQMRSMDRSLWETRVRQGRDFDATAHQFGANGGVAAMLDPRYYVPTDANAMYAPAWQLWYRDRANANAEEPPESTKSQLALYDKLKATSDSSGQREVMKQILQGAADNFYVFGISLPPDGYGIVKNNMKNITKIMPNSFGWPTPAPTMPEQFYKA
- a CDS encoding alpha-amylase family protein, yielding MLDARKRNTHALRTPDWFKTATRWTQLTFVEDDPEKYDPAFWIDVFKRTKSNAVCLSAGGYIAYYPSDVPYHYVSKYLGDKDIFGSLVDAARKLDMHVMARVDPHAIHDDAAKAHPEWVMINADGTPRRHWAYPDVWVTNAYGDYNSVFMPEVVKEIVRKYDVDAVFANRWQGHGVDYSEDSGRRFKDMSGHALPKKPDAEDPAWQAWVQWRRRVLTDMIARWDDAVKAIRPHASFIPNMGGASLMEFDLSVIARHCPFLVVDHQGRKGLELGWSAGRNGKRIRATFPDRPVVLITSIGPEEEYRWKDAVTSGEEMQLWINDGTAHGLYAWFTKFNGVVPDKRWVEPVADAFGLQAAVEPVLESMKPTAEIAVVDPSTTLRHWAPEERHSAEKHDLGLYHALVEARLPFELLSDQVLTEESLDRFKLIILANASCLSDAQNAAIRAYVARGGSVIASYETSLRDEFGKKRPEFGLADVLGARYVSGPRGIVKNTYVALSGDHPINRGFDGAERIMGGTRLIHAEPSVDAKTPFLYIPDFPDLPMEEVYPREAPKGAAVIARETGKGGRTVYIPWNIGEIFWEVFAVDHARLIANAVHWALGKTPRVTVKGKGVVDLALRENDGGLAVSLFNLTNPMMMKGPIRDNYPLAAQTVSVEIPEGRSLAKAWLVVADRAANFSFGNGRAQVEVPGIDRLEVLHLTWK